From a region of the Blastopirellula marina genome:
- a CDS encoding LamG-like jellyroll fold domain-containing protein, translating into MNIHLHPPRRQGFAVVIVLALLSVTLALSYSMMRVQSTTSQIQQNMSRQADARQAAISGLSAGMREMYESDWGGIDSTLQMNLGNNRSYQVSYQSGDAWLEADDPDYSEKPFRVTVVSTGYAFDTINPTVRSEYKIRAVVQLVRRKLQSNPSSYAAAAGHSMYSHGTGTNTLESPTQVHGKTFINGKLNLCEDWEKTNRPFHGLIDEIAIYDRDMGSFEIFTISLVGNLTNSTLSSALSTTGIRHWWRFNEASSSATVATDSAGSRNGTYQGGVYPGIDIGGGNKAVYLDGVSGRVDLGNMSLPNPYNFTIMAWVMPMTLTGNNEDGRILSKATHTNANNHQWMLSTTRSGGYSYPRVRLKTSSNFYERVPNSGALSTNSWVLLTLTFNSSTNQAKLYVNGTLRDSWTAYGIPQSSSDILAWIGDNPPGSARTRYLEATKSLADADQGDYRPLAGDVTLSSDRNELSTALTVSRQLGCNLSYTSTPTTSTSGSTFAGSTYRLYPGGKEYTIPLLSSTVNYQTLEPDLDTNPLGIFRSSGTVTLDHATTLRGTLIAQNSGSDIQLRGNPLTIKGVNLPALDGDSTVYQLPTLLASDDIHALYSVNATIEGAVAAIGDLQIDNLYTSSSLQLTGQAYVDQFDLNAKTEWAAVAYYSSYYLANFVNYVGHSNTSANFASWLNETTSAKFEHKVTIDLPETAPTYQWLDLGQPIYQKGDSDTGLVWELVRWKDDGGI; encoded by the coding sequence ATGAACATTCATCTCCATCCCCCTCGCCGCCAGGGCTTTGCTGTTGTGATTGTCTTGGCACTGTTGTCGGTGACGCTGGCGTTGTCGTATTCGATGATGCGTGTGCAATCGACCACCAGTCAAATCCAGCAGAACATGAGCCGCCAGGCCGATGCCCGTCAAGCGGCCATCTCTGGCCTCTCGGCCGGCATGCGCGAGATGTACGAAAGCGACTGGGGCGGAATTGACTCGACACTGCAAATGAACCTGGGCAACAATCGCTCGTACCAGGTCAGCTACCAATCAGGCGACGCCTGGCTGGAAGCCGACGACCCGGACTACTCTGAGAAGCCCTTTCGCGTGACCGTTGTCTCGACAGGATACGCGTTCGACACCATCAATCCGACGGTACGTTCCGAGTACAAGATTCGCGCCGTGGTGCAGCTTGTCCGCCGAAAGCTACAGTCCAACCCTAGCAGCTATGCTGCCGCCGCAGGACATTCGATGTACAGCCACGGGACCGGCACCAATACGCTGGAATCTCCCACCCAGGTTCACGGTAAAACGTTCATCAACGGCAAGCTCAATCTTTGCGAAGACTGGGAAAAGACCAATCGGCCATTCCACGGCTTGATTGACGAAATAGCCATTTACGACCGCGACATGGGCAGCTTTGAAATCTTTACGATTAGCCTGGTTGGTAATCTTACCAACTCGACCCTTTCCAGTGCCTTGTCGACCACCGGCATTCGGCATTGGTGGCGATTCAATGAAGCGAGCTCTTCGGCGACGGTCGCGACCGACTCCGCCGGTTCACGCAACGGAACCTATCAGGGAGGCGTCTATCCTGGCATCGATATCGGTGGCGGCAACAAGGCCGTCTACCTCGATGGTGTCTCGGGACGCGTCGATTTGGGGAATATGTCGCTTCCCAACCCGTACAACTTCACGATCATGGCTTGGGTCATGCCGATGACCCTCACCGGCAACAATGAAGACGGAAGAATTCTTTCCAAGGCCACGCATACCAATGCCAACAACCATCAATGGATGCTCAGCACGACAAGAAGTGGCGGATATTCCTACCCCAGGGTTCGCTTAAAAACGTCGAGCAATTTCTACGAACGAGTCCCCAACAGCGGCGCATTGTCGACCAATTCCTGGGTCCTTCTGACGCTCACGTTCAATTCCAGTACGAACCAGGCCAAGTTGTACGTTAACGGAACGCTGCGAGATTCATGGACCGCCTACGGCATTCCTCAATCTTCCAGCGACATCCTGGCCTGGATCGGCGACAACCCACCTGGCTCGGCGAGAACCCGTTATTTAGAGGCCACCAAAAGCCTGGCCGATGCCGATCAGGGAGATTATCGTCCGCTGGCCGGGGATGTCACGCTTTCCAGTGATCGCAACGAATTGAGCACCGCGCTGACCGTCAGTCGGCAACTGGGATGCAACCTTTCCTACACTTCGACACCTACCACTTCCACAAGTGGCTCGACATTCGCCGGCTCGACGTATCGCCTGTACCCAGGCGGCAAAGAGTACACGATCCCCTTGCTCAGTTCGACCGTCAACTATCAAACGCTCGAACCTGATCTCGATACCAATCCACTGGGAATCTTTCGCAGCTCTGGTACGGTTACCCTGGATCATGCGACCACTTTGCGTGGAACGTTGATTGCGCAGAATTCAGGCAGCGATATTCAATTGCGAGGAAACCCGCTCACCATTAAAGGGGTTAATCTACCAGCTCTCGACGGAGATTCGACCGTCTATCAGTTGCCGACCCTACTCGCGAGCGATGACATTCACGCCCTCTACAGCGTCAACGCTACGATCGAAGGCGCTGTGGCTGCGATCGGTGACTTGCAGATCGATAACCTGTATACCAGTTCATCGCTTCAACTTACCGGTCAGGCCTACGTCGACCAGTTCGACCTGAACGCCAAAACCGAGTGGGCCGCGGTTGCCTACTATTCCTCGTACTATTTAGCCAACTTCGTCAACTACGTGGGGCATTCCAACACGTCGGCGAACTTCGCCAGCTGGTTGAACGAAACAACCTCTGCGAAATTCGAGCATAAGGTTACAATCGATCTGCCTGAAACGGCTCCGACCTACCAATGGCTAGACCTCGGCCAACCGATCTACCAGAAGGGGGACAGCGATACAGGCCTCGTGTGGGAGCTCGTCCGTTGGAAGGACGACGGCGGCATTTAA
- a CDS encoding type II secretion system GspH family protein: MPTIVTLNRLRTGFSLMEAVVAMSIVAFASSVLLLGVEATMESVHEQEEITIADGLARQMLDEIQGQSWVDPALRSHPYQTSLSASPDELLGPGRSKFDDTDDYNNYKATPPVHVNGKALAATDSSGDTLPEAFRPRSNFLSSWRITVEVAYLNENNHSVQVADYQPTNYRVLICRVYRQNRDNTRREVVSRERVISYIPAHD, encoded by the coding sequence ATGCCTACAATCGTCACCCTAAACCGTCTCCGCACTGGCTTCTCGCTGATGGAAGCTGTCGTCGCGATGTCGATTGTGGCGTTTGCCAGCAGCGTGCTGCTGCTGGGTGTCGAAGCGACCATGGAGTCGGTCCACGAGCAGGAAGAGATCACGATCGCCGATGGCCTGGCCCGACAGATGCTCGACGAGATTCAAGGCCAAAGCTGGGTCGATCCCGCTTTGCGTTCCCACCCCTATCAGACATCGCTCTCGGCCTCGCCCGACGAACTGCTGGGGCCTGGCCGATCGAAGTTCGACGATACCGACGACTACAACAATTACAAAGCGACCCCTCCGGTGCATGTCAACGGCAAGGCTCTCGCAGCGACGGACTCGTCAGGAGACACCCTCCCGGAAGCATTTCGCCCGCGCAGCAATTTTTTGTCTAGCTGGCGGATCACGGTCGAGGTCGCTTATTTGAACGAAAACAATCATTCGGTTCAGGTCGCCGATTACCAACCCACGAATTACCGCGTGCTGATTTGCCGCGTCTATCGCCAGAACCGCGACAACACCCGGCGCGAGGTCGTCTCCCGCGAACGAGTCATTTCATACATTCCCGCCCATGACTAA
- a CDS encoding PilW family protein — translation MTNRTHNPKRGLSLAELLVASAVMGIICLSFGTLAMSVQMANEYSQEKNLVGQHARVILQRIERTMQGAHATESFPGILPITYYYTSYDFPQAVAIWDPAGDALSSYPQVSELVLFAIDPQNPNQLLEIRNKLDTRTAPGLADEAGWRTLVADLIDSSDSEIVEISDLLRAGKAGSNYYSTLRFQTRVVPSDADIAAARAGSLDWEDLNWATSIYSSKAGVRQVWCHFEWQLVPSSDVSQHSGLREQAVPFFGSSAIYYQVTK, via the coding sequence ATGACTAACCGCACCCACAATCCGAAACGAGGTCTCTCGTTGGCCGAGCTGTTGGTTGCTAGCGCGGTGATGGGAATTATCTGCCTGTCCTTTGGCACACTGGCCATGTCGGTCCAGATGGCCAACGAGTATTCGCAGGAAAAGAACCTCGTCGGTCAGCATGCCCGGGTCATACTGCAGCGGATCGAACGCACCATGCAAGGTGCCCACGCCACCGAGAGCTTCCCAGGCATTCTCCCGATCACTTACTACTATACGAGCTACGACTTTCCTCAAGCGGTCGCGATTTGGGACCCCGCAGGGGATGCACTTTCGAGTTACCCGCAGGTCTCCGAACTGGTCCTCTTCGCGATCGACCCGCAAAACCCGAATCAACTTCTCGAGATCCGAAACAAACTCGATACGCGCACGGCTCCGGGTCTTGCCGATGAAGCTGGCTGGCGAACGCTCGTTGCCGATCTGATCGATAGCTCAGACAGCGAGATCGTCGAAATCAGCGACTTGCTACGAGCCGGTAAAGCCGGATCGAACTATTACAGCACGCTTCGCTTTCAAACGCGAGTCGTTCCTAGCGATGCCGACATCGCGGCCGCTCGGGCAGGCTCGCTTGATTGGGAAGATCTGAACTGGGCCACCAGTATTTATTCGTCCAAAGCAGGCGTCCGCCAGGTCTGGTGTCACTTCGAGTGGCAACTGGTTCCCAGTTCGGACGTTAGCCAGCACAGCGGCCTGCGTGAACAAGCGGTTCCGTTCTTTGGTTCCTCGGCCATCTATTACCAGGTGACGAAATAG